The following DNA comes from Vigna radiata var. radiata cultivar VC1973A chromosome 4, Vradiata_ver6, whole genome shotgun sequence.
GCTATCACTATATTAGCCAATTGACAGTAATGTTTCCAAGCCATGTGAATAATGGGAACTGAGCCAAAGCAATGAAGAGTAAGAGATAGTGGTGCTTGCTTGAATCATAACTCCTGACTTCAGCGAAAAGGACTCTCTTCATTGTTTTAACCAAGAACACTGCCATACATAAGCAGGTCGACAGCATCAGAAAGTAGTAGGAGTAACTCCATATCATTCTTCCACAAACAGCCAAACATAAGCCCGTAAAAGTGTACCCAGCATACGCTATAATGTCCAATAGAGGTGCTTCCCCAGTGCCCAATGAAAGTAAAGCAACTTTAAGCAGTCCAGTTTGCATAAACCAGCCAACCAATCCCTTGATAAATAACCAGTTCAAAGCTTCAGGACTAAACCTGCCAACAAATACAGCATGGTTAAAATACTCTGACAAACTAGAAAGCATGTGGACATGGAACGAATTCAGCACTATAAACCAAACTAAAAGTTCAGTGAAACTTATCAAAATCCATCTATGGAGTTACTAAAATAACaatcaagaaaatgaaatcagCAATCTTCATACCATAGAAGATCATTACTTGTCTGATTTCTGATCACATCTTATATGTTTTAGTTTGGAACAGAAGAATATGAAGATAACTTTTGgactttaatttctttaaggAAAGGGACTCATTATTACACCTAGTCAAAAAGGGAGGTGCCACTGTTCAACTCTGATAATAAACAGtatcctttttttatttcataaggTAAATAATCATTTTGTATTTCCAAGGCACCACCACAAACAAGCacaaatcgtttttaaagaACGGTGACATAGTATATATAAAGGCAAAAATAAGCTCAAGTGGGGACCAGGTAGCTAAATTTGAGTTTGAGGAAAATACATCTAGTCATTTCAGTAATTAAGATTAACGAGACTTATACTTACTTTCCATGTAAACCAAGTGAGATGCCGGCAAGAACAACGTAGGTACCAAATGCCATTAATGGAATGTACAAGTCTGGAGCATTTATGTCATAGATTGGTGGTTTATAGGATAGCCTACCTCCCACGGGTTCAGTAATTCTAGTCCAATGACCCTGAACACAAGAAAAACAGACAAGGGCAAGCGAGAAGAT
Coding sequences within:
- the LOC106758151 gene encoding protein YIF1B; protein product: MYNNVGMPPGGPQLHPQPPTSSQPNLFGNAFNAAGSGLIRGGLGAYGEKILGSSSEYVQSNISRYFSDPQYYFQVNDHYVKNKLKVILFPFLHRGHWTRITEPVGGRLSYKPPIYDINAPDLYIPLMAFGTYVVLAGISLGLHGKFSPEALNWLFIKGLVGWFMQTGLLKVALLSLGTGEAPLLDIIAYAGYTFTGLCLAVCGRMIWSYSYYFLMLSTCLCMAVFLVKTMKRVLFAEVRSYDSSKHHYLLLFIALAQFPLFTWLGNITVNWLI